A section of the Rhizomicrobium sp. genome encodes:
- a CDS encoding AMP nucleosidase yields the protein MTPGPKFGNFPGTEPRRCGSVDAVVERLIELYDDAIAQIEKNFEAFAKGDRKPIRHPVYPYLGIEVEQVPRSTPLAFGKVPKPGFYGTTITAPRLFKGYLIEQITLLTQNCKAEMFVGKSRTRIPLTFAVERAAAAMSAEQRAELAQHFPLPRLDAAHDTIVDGGRWDGVEDGPLSLFPAERVDYSLHRLRHYTGTAPETFQSFVLFTNYQRYIDEFVGYGLAEIDAGRALRFIEPGMRITEKGKEPTAPPLAKMPQMPAYHLVQPNGEGITLINIGVGPSNAKTVTDHLAVLRPHVWLMVGHCGGLRASQRLGDYVLANAYLRDDHVLDSALPLAIPVPTIAEVQLALARAVTAVTGLAGTVLKERLRTGTVVTTDDRNWELRFAELAMRFNQSRAIAIDMESATIAANGYRFRVPYGTLLCVSDRPLHGEIKLPGMADAFYEERVGQHLQIGIKALEYMREEARAGTLHSRKLRSFTEPAFR from the coding sequence GTGACCCCGGGACCGAAATTCGGCAATTTCCCCGGCACCGAGCCCAGGCGCTGCGGCAGCGTCGATGCGGTCGTGGAGCGCCTGATCGAGCTCTATGACGACGCCATCGCGCAGATCGAGAAGAATTTCGAGGCCTTCGCCAAGGGCGACCGCAAGCCGATCAGGCATCCCGTCTATCCCTATCTCGGCATCGAGGTGGAGCAGGTGCCGCGTTCCACGCCGCTCGCCTTCGGCAAGGTGCCCAAGCCTGGCTTCTACGGCACCACGATCACCGCGCCGCGCCTGTTCAAGGGCTATCTCATCGAGCAGATCACGCTGCTGACGCAGAACTGCAAGGCGGAGATGTTCGTCGGCAAGAGCCGCACCCGGATCCCGCTGACCTTCGCGGTGGAGCGCGCCGCCGCCGCGATGTCGGCGGAGCAGCGCGCCGAGCTGGCGCAGCACTTCCCCCTGCCCCGCCTCGACGCGGCGCACGACACCATCGTCGACGGCGGCCGCTGGGACGGGGTCGAGGACGGGCCGCTGTCGCTGTTTCCGGCGGAGCGCGTCGACTATTCGCTGCACCGGCTCAGGCACTACACCGGGACCGCGCCCGAGACCTTCCAGAGCTTCGTCCTGTTCACGAACTACCAGCGCTATATCGACGAATTCGTCGGCTATGGCCTGGCCGAGATCGATGCGGGCCGCGCCCTGCGTTTCATCGAGCCGGGCATGCGCATCACCGAGAAGGGCAAGGAGCCGACGGCGCCGCCGCTCGCCAAGATGCCGCAAATGCCGGCCTATCACCTGGTGCAGCCGAACGGCGAAGGCATCACGCTGATCAATATCGGCGTCGGGCCCTCGAACGCCAAGACGGTGACGGATCACCTGGCCGTGCTGCGCCCGCATGTGTGGCTGATGGTCGGCCATTGCGGCGGCCTGCGCGCCAGCCAGCGGCTGGGCGATTACGTGCTCGCCAATGCCTATCTGCGCGACGATCATGTGCTGGACAGCGCGCTGCCGCTCGCCATTCCGGTGCCGACCATCGCGGAGGTGCAGCTTGCGCTCGCCCGCGCGGTGACGGCGGTGACCGGGCTGGCCGGCACGGTGCTGAAGGAGCGGCTGCGCACCGGCACGGTGGTGACGACCGACGACCGCAATTGGGAGCTTCGCTTCGCCGAGCTCGCCATGCGCTTCAACCAGTCGCGCGCCATCGCCATCGACATGGAATCGGCGACCATCGCCGCCAACGGCTACCGCTTCCGCGTGCCCTACGGCACGCTGCTCTGCGTCTCGGACCGGCCGCTGCACGGCGAGATCAAGCTGCCCGGCATGGCGGACGCCTTCTATGAGGAGCGCGTCGGCCAGCACCTGCAGATCGGCATCAAGGCGCTGGAATATATGCGCGAGGAAGCCCGCGCCGGCACGCTGCATTCGCGCAAGCTGCGCAGCTTCACCGAGCCGGCGTTCCGGTAA
- a CDS encoding adenosine deaminase, giving the protein MTDLSRFIAGLPKAELHLHLEGSLEPELMFALARRNRVEIPFRSVEEVRAAYSFSNLQDFLDIYYQGAGVLRTEEDFFDLAAAYLARVAADGARHVEVFFDPQTHTARGIPFGVVAGGMSRALRAAEAERGITSKLILCFLRHLDEDDALATLKSAGPFLDRIAAVGLDSSELGHPPSKFARVFQAAGERGLKRVAHAGEEGPPEYVHEALDLLHVDRLDHGNRSLEDPALVARLVRERMTLTVCPLSNLKLCVVNDMKRHPLKRMLNAGLRATVNSDDPAYFGGYLNDNYNAVADALALTRDDIVTLAKNSFLGSFLDDADKARHVAAVDAYAAQGI; this is encoded by the coding sequence ATGACAGACCTGAGCCGATTCATCGCCGGCCTGCCGAAGGCCGAACTCCATCTCCACCTCGAAGGCAGCCTGGAGCCCGAGCTGATGTTCGCGCTGGCGCGGCGCAATCGCGTGGAGATCCCGTTCCGGAGCGTGGAAGAGGTGCGGGCCGCTTATTCCTTCTCCAACCTCCAGGACTTCCTCGACATCTACTACCAAGGCGCCGGCGTGCTGCGCACCGAGGAGGATTTCTTCGACCTCGCCGCCGCCTATCTCGCGCGCGTCGCGGCCGACGGGGCGCGGCATGTCGAAGTGTTCTTCGATCCGCAGACCCATACCGCGCGGGGCATCCCGTTCGGTGTCGTCGCCGGCGGCATGTCGCGGGCGCTGCGCGCGGCGGAGGCCGAACGCGGCATCACGTCCAAGCTCATCCTCTGTTTCCTGCGCCATCTAGACGAGGATGACGCGCTGGCGACGCTCAAATCGGCCGGGCCTTTTCTCGACCGCATCGCCGCGGTGGGTCTCGATTCCTCCGAGCTCGGCCATCCGCCGTCGAAATTCGCGCGTGTGTTCCAGGCGGCGGGCGAGCGCGGCCTGAAGCGCGTCGCCCATGCCGGCGAGGAGGGGCCGCCGGAATATGTCCATGAGGCGCTCGATCTCCTGCATGTCGACCGGCTCGACCACGGCAATCGGTCGCTCGAAGATCCCGCGCTGGTGGCGCGCCTTGTCCGCGAGCGGATGACGCTGACGGTGTGTCCGCTGTCGAATCTCAAGCTTTGCGTCGTGAACGACATGAAGCGGCATCCTCTGAAGCGAATGTTGAACGCCGGCCTGCGCGCGACGGTGAATTCCGACGATCCGGCCTATTTCGGCGGCTATCTGAACGACAATTACAACGCGGTCGCCGATGCGCTGGCGCTGACGCGCGACGACATCGTCACGCTGGCGAAGAACAGCTTCCTGGGCTCGTTCCTGGACGACGCCGACAAGGCGAGGCATGTCGCGGCCGTCGATGCCTATGCGGCGCAGGGCATTTGA